Proteins co-encoded in one Pyxidicoccus xibeiensis genomic window:
- a CDS encoding carboxypeptidase-like regulatory domain-containing protein has product MHTTRRSRLGLVVLWALALPGAGLLLGSAPPQPRVPLTRGKVIDAETSEPVQGAIVFVARTAGAPTDKAPRSEPYVVETAEDGSFSLFYRRQPPFTLEVFAPRRYPPQRILVTSVSEPLTVTLDPGPGLEVTVLDRHGQPREAVVTFIMGELDHHFTPAAVTRGGRVVQRALTPGLYTVTASALDSAMKVQSPTWFLPQHVMVLTHGVLPIVFKEAVGGATVKLRLPEEGGALTLLVPGSIPPLRRLWDLRSLEHLELPSEKLGSEATWFHVPEGRATLIHVGSTDPMKRGRPIHVEELDIPASGTVSRELHPVWRQFDVESP; this is encoded by the coding sequence CGCCCCAGCCCCGCGTCCCTTTGACGCGCGGCAAGGTGATTGACGCGGAGACGTCCGAGCCGGTGCAGGGCGCCATCGTCTTCGTCGCGCGAACGGCCGGGGCCCCCACCGACAAGGCACCCCGCAGCGAGCCGTACGTCGTGGAGACGGCGGAGGACGGCTCCTTCAGCTTGTTCTACCGGCGCCAGCCGCCGTTCACCCTCGAAGTGTTCGCCCCCCGCCGCTACCCCCCGCAGCGCATCCTCGTGACGTCCGTGTCCGAGCCGCTGACGGTGACGCTGGACCCGGGCCCGGGCCTGGAGGTGACGGTGCTGGACCGCCACGGCCAGCCTCGTGAGGCGGTTGTCACCTTCATCATGGGCGAGCTCGACCACCACTTCACTCCGGCCGCGGTCACCCGGGGAGGCCGGGTCGTCCAGCGTGCGCTGACGCCGGGCCTCTACACGGTGACGGCCTCGGCGCTCGACTCCGCGATGAAGGTCCAGAGCCCGACCTGGTTCCTTCCCCAGCACGTGATGGTGCTCACGCACGGGGTGCTCCCCATCGTCTTCAAGGAAGCCGTGGGAGGCGCGACGGTGAAGCTGCGCCTCCCCGAGGAGGGAGGGGCCCTGACGCTGCTCGTCCCCGGGAGCATTCCCCCGCTTCGACGGCTCTGGGACTTGAGGTCTCTGGAGCATCTGGAGCTGCCCTCTGAGAAGCTCGGGTCCGAGGCCACCTGGTTCCATGTACCCGAGGGCCGCGCCACCCTCATCCACGTCGGTAGCACCGACCCGATGAAGCGGGGCCGCCCCATTCACGTGGAGGAGCTGGACATCCCCGCCAGCGGGACGGTGTCACGCGAGCTACACCCGGTGTGGCGGCAATTCGACGTGGAGTCGCCGTAA
- a CDS encoding metallophosphoesterase family protein — protein MPFKFVHAADLHLDTPFRGVASHGPLLGRFQDSTFRALTRIVDLCLRERVAFLLLAGDLFDVKDRSVRARLALRRELARLDSAGVQSFIVHGNHDPLSGDTGTLGLPASVKVFGPDWEEVEVRREGRRLCRVQGISYPDVEVRDDLSARYRRTEEGFTVGLLHANLGGAEGHANYAPCTAAGLGSRGLDYWALGHVHTRAEHALPGGGVAVYPGNPQGRHANEAGERGCMLVEIEDGGMRRRFVPVDGVRWHKLELPLSGIGTLDGLLATACEAVEAQCAAELDGHAVRLTLTGRGPLHRELARPGALAQLETDLRERLARGHPPVLLESLRDGTRPELDLEALRAEGGFARTLLDEARFLAESPEELARLWEQEALGSLGQRLKRLGVDVLEAPRPEWVVGAGLHGVESLHEEDAS, from the coding sequence ATGCCCTTCAAGTTCGTCCACGCCGCGGACCTCCACCTGGACACGCCGTTCCGGGGGGTGGCCTCCCACGGGCCGCTGCTCGGCCGCTTCCAGGACTCCACCTTCCGTGCGCTCACGCGCATCGTCGACCTGTGCCTGCGCGAGCGCGTGGCCTTCCTGCTGCTCGCGGGGGACTTGTTCGACGTGAAGGACCGCTCGGTGCGCGCGCGCCTGGCGCTGCGCCGCGAGCTGGCCCGCCTGGACTCCGCCGGAGTCCAGTCCTTCATCGTCCACGGCAACCATGACCCGCTGAGCGGGGACACCGGCACGCTGGGCCTGCCCGCGTCGGTGAAGGTGTTCGGCCCGGACTGGGAAGAGGTGGAGGTGCGGCGAGAGGGCCGGCGCCTGTGCCGCGTGCAGGGCATCTCCTATCCGGACGTGGAGGTGCGCGATGACTTGTCCGCGCGCTACCGCCGAACGGAAGAGGGCTTCACGGTGGGGCTGCTGCACGCCAACCTGGGCGGCGCGGAGGGCCATGCCAACTACGCGCCCTGCACGGCGGCGGGCCTGGGCTCACGCGGGCTGGACTACTGGGCGCTGGGCCACGTGCACACGCGCGCCGAGCACGCGCTGCCTGGCGGCGGCGTGGCGGTGTACCCGGGCAACCCGCAGGGCCGGCACGCCAACGAGGCCGGTGAGCGCGGCTGCATGCTCGTCGAAATCGAGGACGGCGGCATGCGGCGGCGCTTCGTCCCGGTGGACGGCGTGCGCTGGCACAAGCTCGAGCTGCCATTGTCTGGCATTGGCACGCTGGACGGGCTGCTGGCCACCGCGTGCGAGGCGGTGGAGGCGCAGTGCGCGGCGGAGCTGGACGGCCATGCGGTGCGGCTCACCCTCACCGGCCGGGGCCCGCTGCACCGCGAGCTGGCGCGGCCCGGCGCGCTGGCGCAGCTGGAGACGGACCTTCGCGAGCGCCTGGCCCGAGGCCACCCGCCCGTGCTGCTGGAGTCGCTGCGCGACGGCACGCGCCCGGAGCTGGACCTGGAGGCGCTGCGGGCCGAGGGCGGCTTCGCGCGCACGCTGCTGGACGAGGCGCGCTTCCTGGCGGAGAGCCCGGAGGAGCTGGCGCGGCTGTGGGAGCAGGAGGCGCTGGGCAGCCTGGGCCAGCGGCTGAAGCGGCTGGGCGTGGACGTGCTGGAGGCGCCCCGGCCGGAGTGGGTGGTGGGCGCGGGGCTGCACGGGGTGGAGTCGCTGCACGAGGAGGACGCGTCATGA
- a CDS encoding AAA family ATPase, with the protein MKPGLRIDSLRVLGFGRFSGLTRELGPGLHLLHGPNEAGKSTLLAFLRSMLFGFEKRGQPERYEPEGGGPFGGELRLMTDAGPLLVRRLAAGRRSEGELTVLGPDGQPVPRERLEDALAHVSRELFFDVFAFRLDELAGFERLTEQRGASEALVAASMRGARRLPEVVSTLEKRASELYKPNGTKPALNETLKALEEVQARLREEGNRPALYFAEKERLGRLVEEQRVLEARLRDEGRELERLSRLEAALGDVAALAEARAELASLPALERFPEGGEARLEDALHRRRSYRAEGARLAERLASVDEGLERLSAPSRVRGREEALRVALAAYTERAVLLRALPARRAAVVEKRRQVEGALKELGLPVDGPGLLALDLSASVRAALEELAARLGTVEAERREATGTRARARSERERLGAAVARVQAELEALPDVRPAQVRQQQAGLARLRGVRGELERLGEQRSELRRQFESMRTQGEVPPSELVLPVWWVPAAAAVAVVLAVVAWLLAGTAVGALSLAGGLLLTGVLELARRRVEAARHAGLEAQAARQRWKQQEEERLRSTLAGLAAREELLHRELLAAAAEAGLAPVVTAADMAAREAALVEALERAGRREVLHREWEKLRDGHAEALGGEQRAEEALREAEARHAELTAELAAHLTARRFPPGLPASAALALWRDAAALRQRLLDVGTEEAALAVDEQACAEVASRLWKEAVAAGLATEAGAPGPVDLASDTAGIVDASEASPSAARLAGPASSAAGMAEPAQVAMRLKTPAESAVRTAGTGAPGLPATQTPDLALTAARVAAALETAREQDSERRALDERRRELLAEKARLDGLCHEEEAAIAALLSEGGSPDEETFRRRAAQAHRYAQLTHRARELSQRIEARTGLSEPPVREALRDAGGEEGLRSTLESRRGRHAEAQERLKAVLTELGAVHGQLERWENDDVLARLRIEEEALRAKAAELATRYATDRLTLALLARARHRFEEDQQPRVVQLASEHFAALTQGRYRRVFIPTSEERELRVSDGERDWSAAQLSRGTREQLYLAFRLAVVRDFGETRGALPLIVDDVLVNFDPERARGAIRLLAKLSARQQVIAFTCHPWLREAFAAEGARVHELETRASPPQQAQPSVLQAG; encoded by the coding sequence ATGAAGCCAGGGCTGCGCATCGACTCGCTGCGTGTGCTGGGCTTTGGCCGCTTCTCCGGGCTGACGCGCGAGCTGGGCCCGGGGCTGCACCTGCTCCACGGCCCCAACGAGGCGGGGAAGAGCACGCTGCTGGCCTTCCTGCGCAGCATGCTCTTCGGCTTCGAGAAGCGCGGGCAGCCGGAGCGGTACGAGCCCGAGGGCGGCGGCCCCTTCGGCGGCGAGCTGCGCCTGATGACGGACGCGGGGCCGCTGCTGGTGCGGCGCCTGGCGGCGGGCCGGCGCTCCGAGGGTGAGCTGACGGTGCTGGGCCCGGACGGGCAGCCAGTGCCCCGCGAGCGGCTGGAGGACGCGCTGGCGCACGTGTCGCGCGAGCTGTTCTTCGACGTGTTCGCCTTCCGCCTGGACGAGCTGGCCGGCTTCGAGCGGCTCACCGAGCAGCGCGGCGCATCCGAGGCGCTCGTCGCCGCCAGCATGCGCGGCGCGCGCCGGCTGCCGGAGGTGGTGTCGACGCTGGAGAAGCGCGCGAGCGAGCTCTACAAGCCGAACGGCACGAAGCCCGCGCTCAACGAGACGCTGAAGGCGCTGGAGGAGGTGCAGGCGCGGCTGCGCGAGGAGGGCAACCGGCCGGCGCTGTACTTCGCGGAGAAGGAGCGGCTGGGCAGGCTGGTCGAGGAGCAGCGGGTGCTGGAGGCGCGGCTGCGCGACGAGGGCCGCGAGCTGGAGCGCCTGTCGCGGCTGGAGGCGGCGCTCGGAGACGTGGCGGCGCTGGCGGAGGCGCGGGCCGAGCTGGCCTCGCTGCCCGCGCTGGAGCGCTTCCCCGAGGGCGGAGAGGCCCGGCTGGAGGACGCGCTGCACCGGCGCCGGAGCTACCGCGCCGAAGGGGCGCGACTGGCGGAGCGGCTCGCATCCGTGGACGAAGGGCTGGAGCGGCTGTCGGCGCCGTCGCGGGTGCGAGGCCGGGAGGAGGCGCTGCGCGTGGCGCTGGCCGCGTACACGGAGCGCGCGGTGCTGCTGAGGGCCCTGCCCGCCCGGCGCGCGGCGGTGGTGGAGAAGCGGCGGCAGGTGGAGGGCGCCCTGAAAGAACTGGGGCTGCCGGTGGATGGGCCCGGGCTGCTGGCACTGGACCTGAGCGCGAGCGTGCGCGCGGCGCTGGAGGAGCTGGCGGCGCGGCTCGGCACCGTGGAGGCGGAGCGGCGCGAGGCCACGGGCACGCGGGCGCGGGCGCGCTCGGAGCGGGAGCGGCTGGGTGCCGCGGTGGCTCGCGTCCAGGCGGAGCTGGAGGCCCTGCCGGACGTGCGGCCGGCGCAGGTGCGGCAGCAGCAGGCGGGGCTGGCGCGGCTGCGTGGGGTGCGCGGCGAGCTGGAGCGCCTGGGCGAGCAGCGCTCGGAGCTGCGGCGGCAGTTCGAGAGCATGCGCACGCAGGGAGAGGTGCCGCCCTCGGAGCTGGTGCTGCCGGTGTGGTGGGTGCCGGCGGCGGCGGCGGTGGCGGTGGTGCTCGCGGTGGTGGCGTGGCTGCTGGCGGGGACGGCCGTGGGCGCGCTGAGCCTCGCGGGCGGGCTGCTGCTGACGGGGGTGCTGGAGCTGGCCCGGCGGCGCGTGGAGGCCGCGCGCCACGCGGGCCTGGAGGCCCAGGCCGCGCGCCAGCGGTGGAAGCAGCAGGAGGAGGAGCGGCTGCGCTCGACGCTGGCGGGGCTTGCCGCGCGCGAGGAGCTGCTGCACCGCGAGCTGCTGGCCGCCGCCGCGGAGGCGGGCCTGGCGCCGGTGGTGACGGCGGCGGACATGGCGGCGCGCGAGGCGGCGCTCGTGGAGGCGCTGGAGCGGGCCGGGCGGCGCGAGGTGCTCCACCGCGAGTGGGAGAAGCTGCGCGACGGACATGCGGAGGCGCTGGGCGGGGAGCAGCGCGCGGAGGAGGCCCTGCGCGAGGCCGAGGCGCGGCATGCGGAGCTCACGGCGGAGCTGGCGGCGCACCTGACGGCACGGCGCTTCCCGCCCGGGCTCCCCGCGTCGGCGGCGCTCGCGCTGTGGCGGGATGCCGCGGCGCTGCGGCAGCGGCTGCTGGACGTGGGCACGGAGGAAGCGGCGCTGGCGGTGGATGAGCAGGCGTGCGCGGAGGTGGCCTCGCGGCTGTGGAAGGAGGCGGTGGCCGCCGGGCTGGCCACGGAGGCGGGAGCGCCGGGTCCGGTGGACCTGGCTTCCGACACAGCCGGTATCGTGGACGCTTCGGAGGCTTCTCCGAGCGCGGCACGCCTGGCCGGGCCCGCCTCGAGCGCAGCGGGCATGGCGGAGCCCGCCCAGGTTGCGATGCGCCTGAAGACGCCCGCTGAGAGTGCGGTGCGCACAGCGGGGACCGGTGCGCCGGGACTTCCCGCGACGCAGACACCAGACCTCGCGCTGACAGCCGCACGCGTCGCCGCCGCGCTGGAGACGGCCCGCGAGCAGGACAGCGAGCGCCGGGCCCTGGACGAGCGCCGCCGCGAGCTGCTCGCGGAGAAGGCTCGGCTGGACGGCCTGTGCCACGAGGAAGAAGCGGCCATCGCCGCGCTGCTGTCCGAGGGCGGCAGCCCCGACGAAGAGACATTCCGCCGCCGGGCCGCGCAGGCCCACCGGTACGCCCAGCTCACCCACCGCGCGCGCGAGCTGTCCCAGCGCATCGAGGCCCGCACCGGGCTGTCCGAGCCCCCGGTCCGCGAGGCCCTCCGTGACGCAGGCGGCGAGGAGGGCCTGCGCTCCACGCTGGAGTCACGGCGCGGACGCCACGCCGAAGCCCAGGAGCGACTGAAGGCCGTGCTCACCGAGCTGGGCGCCGTGCACGGCCAGCTCGAGCGCTGGGAGAACGACGACGTGCTGGCGCGGCTGCGCATCGAGGAGGAAGCCCTCCGCGCGAAGGCCGCGGAGCTGGCCACGCGCTACGCCACGGACCGGCTGACGCTGGCCCTGCTGGCGCGGGCCCGGCATCGCTTCGAGGAGGACCAGCAGCCCCGCGTGGTGCAGCTCGCCTCCGAGCACTTCGCCGCGCTGACCCAGGGCCGCTACCGCCGCGTCTTCATCCCCACCAGCGAGGAGCGGGAGCTGCGCGTGAGCGACGGCGAGCGCGACTGGAGCGCGGCCCAGCTCTCCCGGGGCACGCGCGAGCAGCTCTACCTGGCCTTCCGCCTCGCCGTGGTGCGCGACTTCGGCGAGACGCGCGGCGCCCTGCCGCTCATCGTGGACGACGTGCTGGTGAACTTCGACCCTGAGCGGGCCCGGGGCGCCATCCGCCTGCTGGCGAAGCTCTCCGCCCGCCAGCAGGTGATTGCCTTCACCTGCCACCCCTGGCTGCGCGAGGCCTTCGCCGCCGAAGGGGCCCGGGTCCACGAGCTGGAGACCCGCGCGAGCCCCCCTCAGCAGGCCCAGCCCTCCGTGCTGCAGGCGGGCTGA